One part of the Esox lucius isolate fEsoLuc1 chromosome 10, fEsoLuc1.pri, whole genome shotgun sequence genome encodes these proteins:
- the si:dkey-266f7.9 gene encoding 1-phosphatidylinositol phosphodiesterase, which translates to MSSIKGVPRMGKTLMELMVLLGLGSSAVQRPEYDDTSAPEFLNPSWMASIPDSCPLSEITMPGTHNTMAFYGSVLAECQSWSLGLQLRAGVRFLDVRVRHMCGNLTIHHGVSYQWAHFGDVLEPVAEFLREYPSETVLMRLKEEFSETSNIYGPVVSYIHRYADWDQLWHSRLIPTLGETRGKLVILQDFAGPDLGMRYRSLDIADKWKVPTLLHVTEKWKNVYEHLELARVGNKAGIFLTYSSGAGFFAYPRSVAQRINARLYDYLEAQAGQKRRFGIISMDFPAAPLLQMIIGFN; encoded by the exons ATGTCAAGCATCAAAGGAGTCCCTAGGATGGGGAAGACACTTATGGAGCTAATGGTCCTCCTGGG ACTGGGCAGCAGCGCTGTCCAGAGACCGGAATACGACGACACCTCAGCCCCCGAGTTCCTCAACCCCTCCTGGATGGCAAGCATCCCAGACAGCTGCCCGCTGTCTGAAATCACCATGCCTGGCACCCACAACACCATGGCCTTCTATGGCAGTGTCTTGGCCGAGTGCCAGTCCTGGAGCCTGGGGTTACAGCTGCGCGCTGGCGTGCGCTTCCTGGACGTGCGCGTGCGCCACATGTGTGGCAACCTGACCATCCACCACGGTGTGTCCTACCAGTGGGCGCACTTCGGCGACGTGCTGGAGCCCGTGGCCGAGTTTCTCCGCGAGTACCCCAGCGAGACAGTGCTGATGCGGCTCAAGGAGGAGTTCAGCGAGACCTCCAACATCTACGGGCCAGTGGTCAGTTACATCCACCGCTACGCCGACTGGGACCAGCTCTGGCACAGTCGGCTCATACCCACCTTGGGAGAGACCAGAGGGAAGCTTGTGATCCTCCAGGACTTTGCCGGACCAGACCTTGGCATGCGCTATAGGTCTCTGGACATTGCAGATAAGTGGAAA GTACCCACCCTCCTCCATGTGACTGAGAAATGGAAAAATGTGTATGAACACCTGGAGTTGGCCCGTGTGGGCAATAAGGCTGGTATCTTCCTCACCTACAGTAGCGGAGCTGGCTTCTTTGCCTATCCAAGATCCGTCGCCCAACGTATCAATGCCCGCCTCTATGACTACCTGGAGGCGCAGGCAGGACAGAAGAGACGTTTCGGAATTATCTCTATGGACTTCCCTGCCGCCCCCCTCCTTCAAATGATCATTGGCTtcaactga
- the rpz2 gene encoding rapunzel 2 yields the protein MADAGQIRKTAVKVLGCVEKVSSFASSIDPLFGIVSSLVGVARVGLVGEEAHALDKDFQAVHNKLESISKKNRQCLRQIRVDEVNETFGKYEEYIKHQYGAFNTMVALVKKAPEDAQRHMAEFERVYERDKGDMSLDVFYRGVMGTGSLFGRPLLKVYLEHCDGDRRVMEHRCSHLGHLFQIGLIALMAYTAVTEDDEDEVREKWAKRVQDIQAKMQEVLSQCKDDTVHDPSLKKGRGGGHVSK from the coding sequence ATGGCAGATGCTGGGCAGATCAGAAAGACAGCAGTCAAGGTTCTGGGCTGTGTGGAGAAGGTCTCCTCCTTTGCCTCTTCCATCGACCCCCTGTTTGGCATCGTCTCCTCCCTGGTGGGGGTGGCACGAGTGGGACTTGTGGGCGAGGAGGCACACGCCCTGGACAAGGACTTCCAGGCAGTCCACAATAAGTTGGAGAGCATATCGAAGAAGAACCGCCAGTGCCTGCGACAGATCCGCGTGGATGAGGTCAATGAGACCTTCGGCAAGTATGAGGAGTACATTAAGCACCAGTACGGCGCTTTCAACACCATGGTGGCATTGGTGAAAAAGGCCCCAGAAGATGCGCAGAGGCACATGGCCGAATTTGAACGGGTTTACGAGAGGGACAAGGGTGACATGAGCCTGGACGTGTTCTACAGGGGAGTCATGGGCACTGGGTCGCTGTTCGGAAGGCCCCTGCTGAAGGTGTACCTGGAGCACTGTGACGGAGACCGCAGGGTCATGGAGCACCGGTGTTCCCACCTTGGCCACCTGTTCCAAATCGGCCTGATCGCCCTCATGGCCTACACAGCGGTGACGGAGGACGACGAGGATGAGGTGCGGGAAAAATGGGCCAAACGCGTGCAGGACATCCAGGCCAAGATGCAAGAGGTTTTGAGTCAGTGCAAAGACGACACCGTCCACGATCCAAGTTTGAAGAAGGGGAGAGGTGGGGGTCATGTCAGTAAATAA